Proteins from a single region of Aureibacter tunicatorum:
- a CDS encoding TonB-dependent receptor encodes MNSLLKIVISCLMIALGVANNSAIAQGKIQIEGSTKSKSGEELIGVTVLEKGTTNGTVSDFEGNFTLEVSEGSSIEISYVGFETMVLPVGNRRKFDVELKEDVKMLDELVVVGYGTMRKNDLTGSVASIKTEEIKSIAAASLDQVMQGMAAGVQITQSSGQPGASTSVRIRGTTSINGSNEPLYVIDGVPIITEPGEMSTGASKGGTLNPLASISPNDIESIEVLKDVSQTAIYGARAANGVILITTKKGSQGKTVFSLDSYYGVQQVAKKMDMLNARQLAELGNEATDNANLPRNPIFASPISLGEGTDWQDEIFQLAPMQNYQLSASGGNASTRYSISGGFFSQEGVIVGSEYTRGNFRTSLDHDVNERLTIGTNVTYSRGQSNGVVTATGEGGLGGAGVVTSALSFNPALPVRDANGDYIFQDNLTSSPPGNPVEDARRNLNNSVNNRFIGSLYLDYKILDGLSFKTSLSGDAYFNKDMQFVPNDIKRGEQTRGQATHGYVNGHTWVWENVATYVKQINEDHRVNFVAGHSMQAFRSDATVVSTNDFDDNRLTYHALQAGKLKGLSISESNAWQMQSFFGRFNYALKDRYIFTGTARVDGSSKFGVNNKYGFFPSGAVAWRISEEPFFENISKINELKLRGSYGVTGNQGIPAYSAQGRLEITTAYLNNQSPITGSGLSSLANHDLRWERTTQANIGMDMGLLDDRIQITFDYYKKYTSDLLLNTPLPYYTGFKWAYMNVGDMENQGIELSISSFIVDSKKFQWNADFNISRNTNMVTNLGRLGQDGIPSEPMLGITGWSRITEGKSIGTFYGYVDDGIVQLNDDLASTPNFRGSRLQPGDRKYKDINGDGVIDEDDIVEIGNAIPDFTFGFTNNFRYKNFSLMVFIQGSYGNDMVNFNKFNLENYSGTTNASTSALNRWTPTNPTNDQPRANASPPVNVLSTAQVEDASYLRVKNVKFGYDLPESLLEKLGVNRFHVYASVQNLLTWTKYSGFDPEVSMFSGVSSLGADYGSYPMARTYLLGVNVSF; translated from the coding sequence ATGAATAGTTTATTAAAAATAGTAATAAGCTGTTTGATGATAGCGTTGGGGGTCGCTAACAATAGCGCGATTGCTCAGGGGAAAATTCAAATAGAGGGAAGCACTAAATCCAAATCAGGCGAGGAGTTGATTGGAGTGACAGTGTTGGAAAAGGGAACGACGAATGGTACTGTATCGGATTTTGAAGGAAATTTTACTTTGGAAGTGTCCGAGGGTTCTAGCATTGAAATAAGCTATGTGGGTTTTGAAACTATGGTTTTGCCTGTGGGTAATCGTCGAAAATTCGATGTGGAGCTGAAAGAAGATGTTAAGATGTTGGATGAGCTCGTTGTGGTAGGTTACGGGACAATGAGGAAGAACGATTTGACAGGGTCCGTAGCTTCTATCAAAACGGAGGAGATAAAGTCCATAGCTGCAGCTTCGCTGGATCAAGTGATGCAAGGTATGGCTGCGGGGGTTCAGATTACACAATCTTCAGGTCAGCCAGGTGCTTCTACTTCAGTTAGAATCAGAGGTACAACTTCAATTAATGGAAGTAATGAACCGTTGTATGTAATTGATGGTGTGCCGATCATCACAGAGCCGGGGGAAATGAGCACTGGAGCGTCAAAAGGAGGTACATTGAATCCATTGGCGTCAATAAGCCCTAATGATATTGAATCGATTGAAGTGTTGAAGGATGTGTCGCAGACAGCAATCTATGGTGCTAGAGCGGCAAATGGTGTGATTTTGATCACGACCAAAAAAGGTTCGCAAGGAAAGACAGTGTTTTCATTAGACTCTTATTATGGTGTTCAGCAAGTCGCGAAAAAGATGGACATGCTAAATGCTCGACAGTTAGCGGAATTGGGCAACGAAGCGACTGACAATGCGAATTTGCCTAGAAACCCTATCTTTGCCAGCCCGATTTCTCTTGGAGAGGGAACGGATTGGCAAGATGAGATTTTCCAATTGGCTCCTATGCAAAACTATCAATTATCGGCCTCCGGAGGAAATGCATCTACTAGATATTCCATTTCTGGGGGATTCTTTAGCCAAGAAGGTGTGATTGTAGGCTCCGAGTATACTAGAGGGAACTTTAGGACATCTTTGGATCATGATGTGAATGAGAGATTGACGATAGGAACTAATGTGACTTATTCCAGAGGTCAATCAAATGGTGTTGTGACAGCTACTGGTGAAGGTGGTTTAGGTGGCGCGGGCGTTGTGACCTCAGCGCTAAGCTTTAACCCGGCTTTGCCTGTTAGAGATGCCAATGGTGATTACATTTTTCAGGATAACTTAACGAGTAGCCCTCCAGGCAACCCTGTGGAGGATGCTAGAAGAAATTTAAATAATTCGGTGAACAATAGATTCATAGGTAGCTTGTATCTGGATTATAAAATATTGGATGGTTTGTCATTCAAGACAAGTTTGAGTGGCGACGCTTATTTCAATAAAGACATGCAGTTTGTTCCAAACGACATCAAAAGGGGAGAGCAAACGAGAGGACAGGCAACGCATGGTTATGTGAATGGACATACTTGGGTATGGGAAAATGTGGCAACTTATGTGAAGCAAATAAATGAAGATCATAGAGTAAACTTCGTCGCTGGACACTCCATGCAGGCGTTTAGATCCGATGCGACTGTCGTTTCCACGAATGATTTTGATGATAACCGCTTGACTTATCATGCTTTGCAGGCTGGAAAATTAAAAGGACTATCTATATCAGAATCGAATGCTTGGCAGATGCAATCGTTTTTTGGTAGATTCAATTACGCATTGAAAGACAGGTATATTTTCACTGGTACTGCTCGTGTGGATGGATCTTCGAAATTTGGAGTGAATAATAAATATGGGTTCTTTCCTTCAGGAGCGGTAGCTTGGAGGATTTCTGAGGAGCCATTCTTTGAGAATATTAGTAAAATCAATGAATTGAAATTGCGTGGTAGTTACGGTGTGACAGGTAACCAAGGGATTCCGGCATATAGCGCTCAAGGAAGACTGGAAATAACAACGGCTTATTTGAACAACCAATCGCCGATTACAGGTTCTGGATTATCAAGTTTGGCAAATCATGACTTAAGATGGGAAAGAACGACTCAAGCCAATATTGGTATGGATATGGGCCTATTGGATGACAGAATTCAAATAACTTTTGATTATTATAAGAAGTATACTTCCGACTTGTTGCTGAATACGCCATTGCCGTATTACACAGGTTTCAAATGGGCTTATATGAATGTTGGAGACATGGAGAATCAAGGTATTGAACTTTCCATATCAAGCTTTATCGTTGATTCGAAAAAATTTCAATGGAATGCGGACTTCAACATTTCCAGAAATACAAATATGGTGACAAACCTAGGAAGACTTGGCCAGGATGGAATTCCTTCAGAACCGATGTTGGGGATAACTGGATGGTCTAGAATTACCGAAGGGAAATCCATAGGAACATTCTACGGTTATGTGGATGATGGAATAGTTCAGTTGAATGATGATTTGGCTTCGACGCCGAACTTTAGAGGTTCGAGACTTCAACCGGGTGATAGAAAGTACAAGGATATCAATGGAGATGGAGTAATCGATGAAGACGATATCGTGGAGATTGGCAATGCGATTCCTGATTTTACTTTTGGTTTCACCAACAACTTTAGATATAAGAATTTTTCATTAATGGTCTTTATTCAAGGATCTTATGGCAATGATATGGTTAATTTCAACAAGTTCAATCTCGAAAATTATTCAGGAACAACGAATGCTTCCACATCCGCATTGAATAGATGGACGCCAACAAACCCTACGAATGACCAACCTCGCGCGAATGCCTCGCCGCCAGTGAATGTGCTTTCGACGGCTCAAGTGGAAGACGCGTCTTATTTGAGAGTAAAGAATGTGAAGTTTGGATATGATTTGCCGGAATCATTGCTGGAGAAGCTGGGTGTGAATAGATTCCATGTTTATGCAAGTGTGCAAAATTTGCTTACATGGACCAAGTACTCAGGTTTTGACCCTGAGGTTAGCATGTTCTCGGGAGTATCTAGTTTGGGAGCGGATTATGGATCTTATCCTATGGCGAGAACTTATTTACTTGGCGTAAATGTTTCATTTTAG
- a CDS encoding RagB/SusD family nutrient uptake outer membrane protein: protein MFHFRLLRAMKAIVKIFLGIMICLSSCSFLDEEVISEITEDNYYQTQEDAVAAVNALYDYISVGNSPLWGGEFGGVYYNDYWIIQGLCSDEMRTASPPGSPYYQLSDFSFNSSNIAIEKVWKDAYKTINNANVAYEKIPPISMDESMKKRLLGEVTFFRGMLYFDLVRMYGDLPLKLEYTKSVDDIEIERSSSADVYEQIELDLRQAMSDLPDSYTGGDVGRCTSGAAKTLLAKVLLTQGKYGEALELLREIIHAGRYTLFNDFQEVFKISNANTREIIFSVPFSNTMSQGWKGSQFNVQLLPAGLNNGSEGPENAQGWQRPTVDLYESYELRDRRRAVTFITSYEYSDGSMETFDPHISKWWDRDAEPRGNQSDQDYIYLRYADVLLMAAEAINELNGGPTGEAYEYINQIRRRARFDGVQEWDILRDLSGLSYPEFKEAVLEERRHEFVAEGHRWFDLVRNDKLVEKVLVNSEKDDALVADYHNLLPVPQRDRELNSRLTQNPGY, encoded by the coding sequence ATGTTTCATTTTAGATTATTGAGAGCTATGAAAGCGATTGTCAAAATATTTTTAGGTATAATGATTTGTCTTTCTTCATGTTCATTTTTGGATGAGGAAGTGATTAGCGAGATCACCGAGGACAACTACTATCAAACACAAGAAGATGCTGTGGCGGCTGTAAATGCATTGTATGACTATATCAGTGTGGGGAACTCGCCATTGTGGGGAGGAGAGTTTGGAGGTGTGTATTATAATGATTATTGGATCATACAAGGCTTGTGTTCCGATGAGATGAGGACAGCTTCGCCTCCGGGTTCGCCTTATTATCAGCTTTCGGATTTTTCATTCAATAGCAGTAATATCGCTATTGAGAAAGTTTGGAAAGATGCTTACAAAACGATCAATAATGCTAATGTCGCTTATGAGAAGATTCCTCCTATTTCGATGGATGAATCAATGAAAAAAAGGCTCTTGGGCGAGGTAACTTTCTTTAGGGGGATGTTGTATTTCGATTTGGTGAGAATGTATGGAGACTTGCCGTTGAAGTTGGAGTATACTAAAAGTGTTGATGATATTGAAATCGAGAGAAGTTCGAGCGCCGATGTGTATGAGCAAATTGAGCTTGATCTGAGACAGGCTATGAGTGATTTGCCGGATAGTTATACAGGAGGAGATGTAGGGCGATGCACTTCAGGAGCGGCTAAAACTTTATTAGCCAAAGTGCTTTTGACGCAAGGAAAGTATGGCGAAGCTCTTGAGCTTTTAAGAGAAATCATTCATGCAGGCAGATATACTCTTTTCAATGACTTCCAAGAGGTATTCAAAATTTCCAATGCGAATACAAGAGAAATTATTTTCTCTGTGCCATTCAGCAACACGATGAGTCAAGGCTGGAAAGGCAGCCAATTCAATGTGCAATTGCTTCCTGCAGGATTGAATAATGGAAGCGAAGGTCCTGAAAATGCTCAGGGATGGCAAAGACCGACTGTGGACTTGTACGAAAGCTATGAACTTAGGGACAGAAGAAGAGCTGTGACATTTATCACTAGCTATGAGTATAGCGATGGATCTATGGAGACATTTGATCCTCATATTTCCAAATGGTGGGACAGGGATGCTGAGCCAAGAGGAAATCAATCAGATCAAGATTATATTTACTTAAGATACGCGGATGTCTTGTTGATGGCCGCTGAAGCGATCAATGAGTTGAACGGTGGACCAACGGGCGAGGCTTATGAATATATCAACCAGATCAGGAGAAGAGCGCGATTTGACGGCGTTCAGGAATGGGATATTTTGAGAGACCTGTCGGGCTTGTCCTATCCGGAGTTTAAGGAAGCTGTGCTTGAAGAGAGAAGACATGAGTTCGTTGCGGAAGGGCATAGATGGTTTGATCTTGTTCGAAATGATAAATTGGTCGAGAAAGTTCTAGTGAATTCTGAAAAGGATGACGCATTGGTAGCGGATTATCATAATCTATTACCTGTGCCGCAAAGAGATAGAGAGTTGAATAGCCGTTTGACTCAGAATCCGGGTTATTAG
- a CDS encoding ROK family protein — protein MHTIGLDLGGTKIKIGLIRSGQIIEERELDSHSDKGLEDKLPELKEVIDDLLTSNGVLDFSGIGVSIPGIVDVKEARLLTINDKYNDAVSMDLRLWAWRNWSKPLFMDNDARCAMVGEWKYGAAQGFDDVVMMTLGTGIGTSAVVGGELMRGSHFRGGILGGHISLKYDGLQCNCGNVGCAEAEASSWNLPNIIRSVLPESIAEEYVDHDFYQLFLKYRRGDAGAVKVVDHCIMVWSTALANLVYAYDPKIVVIGGGIMKSADIIIPKIKQNLADKGWFDFEQLLIAPAEYVHASALLSAEYFLNQQEKVEEIC, from the coding sequence ATGCATACTATTGGGTTGGATCTTGGAGGTACCAAGATAAAGATAGGCTTGATTCGATCAGGACAAATTATAGAAGAAAGGGAACTTGATTCGCATTCAGACAAAGGACTGGAAGACAAGTTGCCGGAGTTGAAAGAAGTGATTGATGATTTGTTGACAAGCAATGGCGTGCTTGATTTCAGTGGCATAGGAGTGTCTATCCCAGGAATTGTGGATGTCAAAGAAGCTAGGCTTTTGACAATCAACGACAAGTATAATGATGCCGTTTCCATGGATTTGAGGCTTTGGGCATGGAGAAATTGGTCCAAACCGCTTTTTATGGATAATGACGCCCGATGCGCCATGGTTGGCGAGTGGAAATATGGAGCGGCCCAAGGTTTTGACGATGTGGTGATGATGACATTGGGCACGGGCATTGGCACTTCAGCAGTTGTTGGAGGCGAACTTATGCGAGGCAGCCATTTTAGAGGAGGTATTCTAGGAGGACACATTAGCTTGAAGTATGATGGCTTGCAGTGCAATTGCGGAAATGTCGGTTGCGCTGAGGCTGAGGCTTCTTCTTGGAATTTGCCGAATATCATCAGAAGCGTATTGCCTGAAAGCATAGCTGAAGAATATGTAGACCATGATTTTTACCAATTGTTCCTTAAATATCGTAGAGGAGATGCAGGAGCCGTTAAAGTTGTCGATCATTGCATCATGGTGTGGAGCACCGCTTTGGCGAATTTGGTATATGCCTACGATCCTAAGATAGTAGTCATTGGCGGAGGAATCATGAAGAGCGCAGACATTATTATTCCCAAAATAAAACAAAACTTGGCCGATAAAGGATGGTTTGACTTTGAGCAACTATTGATAGCACCGGCCGAGTATGTGCATGCTTCGGCGTTGTTAAGCGCTGAGTATTTTTTGAATCAACAAGAAAAAGTCGAGGAGATATGTTAA
- a CDS encoding LytTR family DNA-binding domain-containing protein — MIRIVIIEDEDFAVNRFRMLLDELNIDVKVTAVIDNVEGAVRFLNSQTVDLIFMDINLSDGSAFKIFEQVEVRTPIIFTTAYHEYALRAFEQYSIDYLLKPISREALSRSFDKFFDLKGNSQSGESLDELKGLLKSFQESPQGQRFLINIGSKLIVVEYKEIAFFMSDSKMTFLYTLEGKRYPLDMSLRQLELALPSDDFFRVNRQYLINRESIEELQYLSPQKLQVSLKPKGEEFAYLSKDKLGLFKKWLIG, encoded by the coding sequence ATGATCAGGATAGTAATTATAGAAGACGAGGATTTTGCGGTGAATAGATTCAGAATGTTACTTGACGAACTGAATATAGACGTGAAAGTAACCGCTGTTATTGACAATGTAGAGGGAGCAGTAAGGTTTCTCAACAGCCAGACCGTTGATTTGATATTCATGGATATAAATTTATCTGATGGAAGCGCGTTTAAGATTTTCGAGCAAGTGGAAGTTCGAACTCCAATTATTTTCACTACAGCCTATCATGAATATGCTTTGAGGGCATTTGAGCAGTATAGCATTGATTATTTGCTTAAGCCTATCAGCAGGGAAGCTTTGTCAAGAAGCTTTGATAAATTCTTTGATTTGAAGGGGAATTCTCAGTCAGGGGAAAGTTTGGATGAGCTGAAAGGTTTATTGAAGTCTTTTCAGGAATCTCCGCAAGGCCAACGATTTCTAATAAATATTGGTAGCAAGTTGATTGTGGTGGAATACAAGGAAATTGCATTTTTCATGTCCGATTCGAAGATGACATTTCTTTACACTCTAGAAGGAAAAAGGTATCCATTGGATATGTCGTTGAGACAACTTGAACTTGCATTGCCTTCTGATGATTTTTTCAGGGTAAACAGACAATATTTGATTAATCGCGAGTCAATAGAAGAGTTGCAATACTTGTCTCCCCAAAAGTTGCAAGTTTCTCTTAAGCCAAAAGGAGAAGAATTCGCCTACTTGTCAAAGGATAAGCTTGGCTTGTTTAAAAAATGGTTGATAGGTTGA
- a CDS encoding sugar porter family MFS transporter, giving the protein MSIDQYKGGDRTLLFCLVASMGGFLAGFHSAVISGAISQLESYFELSSAGIGWVISSMLLGCALGALGAGNLAEQYGRKKVMMLIAVFFFASSALTAYPPSFSALIFARILGGLAIGMSTVLCPMYISDISDNESRGKMVSLFQMGMVVGILITYISNSYISGLGTDSWQLQTGWRMMFLVELLPALAFGLALIVLPESPRWLISKSRKKTALTELRKIKREKFVKSEFEEMLSSSSAENNQEDSSWKTLFHARYRTIVICGLILAVFSQTTGINAILYYAPEIFKKLGGGSEMAMMQTVGIGLINFAFTILAIWLIDKAGRRFLLLLGSIGMSVSLGCVTFCFYSGMQESILVFISILAFIAFFAISWGPVTFVLISEIFPQSIKSKAMSLAVLSLWTAVFVVSQLFPMLLESAGEMITFGIFLGSAVLSLMFVWKFIPETKEKSFKEIEKEWTKQDGQVKQNLKTAVS; this is encoded by the coding sequence ATGAGTATTGATCAATATAAAGGAGGAGATAGAACATTATTGTTCTGTCTCGTAGCCTCCATGGGAGGTTTTCTGGCAGGGTTTCATTCTGCCGTGATTTCAGGAGCGATTAGCCAGTTGGAATCGTATTTTGAATTGTCGTCCGCAGGCATAGGTTGGGTGATTTCATCCATGCTTTTGGGTTGCGCTTTGGGAGCTTTGGGAGCGGGCAATTTGGCGGAGCAATATGGAAGAAAAAAGGTAATGATGCTTATCGCTGTATTCTTCTTTGCTTCTTCTGCATTAACCGCATATCCACCAAGCTTTTCAGCTTTGATTTTCGCAAGAATACTAGGTGGACTTGCGATTGGGATGTCTACGGTATTATGTCCAATGTATATTTCGGATATTTCCGACAATGAATCGAGAGGGAAGATGGTGTCTTTGTTCCAAATGGGAATGGTAGTGGGAATTTTGATTACCTATATTTCCAATTCTTATATTTCTGGATTGGGAACTGATTCTTGGCAACTTCAGACAGGCTGGAGAATGATGTTTTTGGTTGAATTATTGCCTGCTTTGGCTTTTGGCTTGGCATTGATAGTATTGCCTGAATCTCCAAGGTGGCTTATCTCGAAATCAAGGAAAAAAACGGCTTTGACGGAACTTAGGAAGATCAAAAGGGAAAAGTTTGTTAAAAGCGAGTTTGAGGAAATGTTAAGCAGCAGTTCAGCGGAAAATAATCAAGAGGATTCAAGTTGGAAGACATTGTTTCATGCCAGATACAGAACGATTGTTATCTGTGGCTTGATATTGGCCGTTTTTTCCCAGACTACGGGGATCAATGCTATTTTGTATTATGCTCCTGAGATTTTCAAGAAGCTTGGAGGCGGATCTGAGATGGCTATGATGCAAACTGTGGGCATTGGCTTGATCAATTTTGCATTTACTATATTGGCGATTTGGCTTATTGATAAAGCCGGGAGAAGATTTCTTTTGTTGCTTGGGTCAATAGGGATGAGTGTTTCTTTAGGTTGCGTTACTTTCTGCTTTTACTCAGGCATGCAAGAAAGCATTCTTGTGTTTATCTCGATTTTGGCATTCATTGCATTTTTCGCGATTTCCTGGGGACCTGTGACCTTTGTGCTTATCTCGGAGATTTTTCCTCAAAGCATTAAATCCAAAGCGATGTCTTTGGCTGTGCTGAGTTTGTGGACAGCGGTATTTGTGGTGTCGCAGTTGTTCCCAATGTTGCTGGAAAGCGCGGGGGAAATGATAACCTTTGGCATTTTTCTAGGCTCAGCGGTATTGTCGTTGATGTTTGTATGGAAATTCATTCCTGAGACGAAAGAGAAGTCATTTAAGGAAATTGAAAAAGAATGGACTAAACAAGATGGCCAAGTAAAGCAGAATCTTAAGACTGCAGTTTCTTAA
- a CDS encoding GntR family transcriptional regulator yields MISNLEIDHKSPIPLHKQIEYELRELIKKDRYTDGKMFPKEVDLSNQFGVSRNTVRQAINTLVLEGLLERKKGRGTIVHKERIATQLSKWQSFTQEMSEKGIKTKTYDSQLKTISLNEERAQIFNSTKGKKAQKLIRLRGDEKEPYVYFVSWFHPKIEFNEEENFDLPLYEIMKKEFSINPKRSSEELTAMLADKFLAGKLEIEENTPILQRKRVVYDIGNRPIEINFGYYRADKFSYKIDFEI; encoded by the coding sequence ATGATTTCAAATCTCGAAATAGATCATAAATCTCCTATACCTCTACACAAGCAGATCGAATACGAGCTTAGGGAGTTGATAAAAAAAGACCGATATACCGATGGCAAGATGTTTCCAAAAGAAGTGGACCTTAGCAATCAATTCGGAGTATCCAGAAACACTGTGAGACAGGCCATTAACACACTCGTTCTTGAAGGGCTTTTGGAGCGAAAAAAAGGCAGAGGCACAATAGTGCATAAGGAAAGGATCGCCACGCAACTGTCCAAATGGCAAAGTTTCACGCAAGAAATGAGTGAAAAAGGCATTAAAACCAAGACTTATGACAGTCAATTAAAAACCATCTCATTAAATGAGGAAAGGGCTCAAATCTTCAATTCCACCAAAGGCAAAAAAGCCCAAAAACTGATCAGGCTAAGAGGCGACGAGAAAGAACCTTATGTGTACTTTGTCTCTTGGTTTCATCCCAAAATCGAATTTAATGAAGAAGAGAATTTCGATTTGCCGCTGTATGAGATCATGAAAAAAGAATTTTCCATCAACCCAAAAAGGTCCTCCGAAGAGTTAACAGCGATGCTGGCGGACAAGTTTTTGGCCGGCAAACTAGAAATAGAGGAAAACACGCCAATTTTACAAAGAAAAAGAGTCGTGTATGATATTGGCAACAGGCCTATTGAAATAAATTTCGGGTATTACAGAGCCGACAAATTCAGTTATAAGATAGACTTTGAAATTTAA
- a CDS encoding class I mannose-6-phosphate isomerase, which translates to MLTIEESRVKYAKKSNYDKLPNVELNTNDEIFKGWPVIVDEIKKTLNKNAKNIIVVETYQGVLHEELIEGLQGLEPAVFVNTMDLFKDEDAIKDMTWKDVTDDRVFGYMTRLDIQDFFDADQRSSGVDLIESAGGDVLVYGPGASSLVEKPTVLLHVDMARWNIQLRMRANKVTNLGMSNSEEAFSEMYKRGFFVDWRVCDRVKKDIYSKVDYFLDTNIEENPKMLSGQAIRQGLDETAKRPFRVVPFFDPGPWGGQWMKDVCDLDREVDNFAWCFDCVPEENSLMFKVGEDTFEIPSVNLVFQQPRELLGDVVYARFGDEFPIRFDFLDTMEGGNLSLQVHPTTEYIQQEFGMNYTQDESYYMLDTDEEASVYIGVNKGINPKEMIHQLHEAQAGNCDFDADKFVNKIPVKKHDHILIPNGTVHCSGTGGMVLEISATPYIFTFKLWDWGRLGLDGKPRPINVERGEKVINWDRDEDFVQEELYNDIRKVAEGDGWLEERTGLHKTEFIETRRHWFSKPVIHDTNGIVNVLNLVEGQEAIVESPTDAFEPFVVHYAETFIVPAQVGQYIISPYGESEGKKIATIKAFVRG; encoded by the coding sequence ATGTTAACTATTGAAGAAAGCAGAGTGAAGTACGCAAAGAAGTCTAATTATGATAAGCTTCCCAATGTGGAATTGAATACCAATGACGAAATATTCAAAGGTTGGCCGGTAATTGTTGATGAGATAAAAAAAACTCTCAATAAAAATGCGAAGAATATTATTGTTGTGGAAACCTATCAAGGCGTGTTGCATGAGGAGCTGATCGAAGGCCTGCAAGGATTGGAGCCTGCTGTGTTTGTCAATACGATGGACCTATTCAAAGACGAGGATGCGATCAAGGACATGACTTGGAAGGATGTTACTGACGACAGGGTTTTTGGGTATATGACTCGCTTGGATATTCAGGATTTCTTTGATGCCGACCAACGATCATCTGGAGTGGATTTGATAGAGTCGGCTGGAGGAGATGTGTTGGTGTATGGACCGGGAGCTTCTTCATTGGTTGAAAAACCAACAGTATTGCTTCATGTAGACATGGCTCGTTGGAATATCCAATTAAGAATGAGAGCTAATAAAGTGACAAACCTTGGGATGTCGAATTCAGAAGAGGCATTCTCCGAAATGTATAAGAGAGGCTTTTTTGTTGATTGGAGAGTTTGCGATAGAGTAAAGAAAGATATTTATTCCAAAGTAGATTATTTCTTGGATACCAATATTGAAGAGAATCCTAAGATGCTTAGCGGTCAGGCAATTCGCCAAGGGTTGGACGAAACAGCGAAACGACCGTTTAGAGTAGTGCCTTTCTTCGATCCGGGACCTTGGGGCGGGCAGTGGATGAAAGATGTTTGCGATTTGGATCGAGAAGTGGATAATTTCGCTTGGTGTTTTGATTGCGTGCCGGAAGAGAATAGCTTGATGTTCAAGGTAGGTGAAGATACATTTGAAATTCCGTCGGTGAATTTGGTGTTTCAGCAACCAAGAGAGTTGTTGGGAGATGTGGTCTATGCTAGATTTGGAGATGAATTCCCTATACGTTTTGATTTCTTGGATACGATGGAAGGGGGCAACCTAAGCTTGCAGGTTCATCCGACTACAGAGTATATTCAGCAAGAATTTGGGATGAACTATACGCAAGATGAAAGTTATTATATGTTGGATACGGATGAAGAAGCGAGCGTTTATATCGGCGTGAATAAAGGCATCAATCCAAAAGAAATGATTCATCAGTTGCATGAAGCTCAAGCTGGAAATTGCGACTTTGATGCTGATAAATTTGTCAATAAGATTCCAGTGAAGAAACATGATCATATCTTGATTCCTAATGGAACGGTTCATTGTTCGGGAACAGGAGGCATGGTGCTTGAGATTTCTGCCACTCCATACATTTTCACATTTAAACTGTGGGATTGGGGAAGATTGGGCTTGGATGGCAAGCCAAGGCCGATCAATGTGGAAAGAGGCGAGAAAGTGATCAATTGGGATAGAGACGAAGACTTTGTGCAGGAGGAACTTTATAACGACATTCGAAAAGTAGCCGAAGGCGATGGCTGGTTAGAGGAAAGAACTGGATTGCATAAGACCGAATTTATTGAAACCAGAAGGCATTGGTTCTCAAAGCCTGTCATCCATGATACAAATGGAATCGTAAATGTCTTGAACTTGGTAGAAGGGCAGGAAGCAATAGTGGAGAGCCCTACTGACGCTTTCGAGCCATTTGTTGTTCACTATGCGGAGACATTTATCGTTCCGGCGCAAGTGGGACAGTATATTATCAGTCCGTATGGAGAAAGCGAAGGCAAAAAGATCGCAACGATCAAGGCATTTGTGAGAGGCTAG